Proteins found in one Mangifera indica cultivar Alphonso chromosome 15, CATAS_Mindica_2.1, whole genome shotgun sequence genomic segment:
- the LOC123198258 gene encoding NAC domain-containing protein 7-like, whose translation MNTLVPPGFRFHPTDEELVDYYLRKKVTARRIDLDVIKDVDLYKIEPWDLQDLCRIGTEEQNDWYFFSHKDKKYPTGTRTNRATAAGFWKATGRDKAIYSKHDLIGMRKTLVFYKGRAPNGQKSDWIMHEYRLETDENGAPQEEGWVVCRVFKKRITTVRKMSENGSPCWYEDQASFMEDFDSPKQNSQPNMAYHLSYACKKELDLQYQFPHEHFLQLPLLESPKLLQTPGNVNCNPMAAYTFQSSSLTQEEHIQQPHEQSLHPMYGRENTEPAADQVTDWRVLDKFVASQLSQDDVPQENNYSNGGNSCQIDLWKQ comes from the exons ATGAATACTCTCGTCCCCCCTGGCTTTCGGTTCCATCCGACTGATGAAGAACTTGTTGATTATTACCTTAGGAAAAAAGTCACTGCCAGAAGGATTGACCTAGATGTAATTAAAGATGTGGACCTCTATAAAATTGAGCCATGGGATCTTCAAg ATCTATGCAGGATAGGAACAGAAGAGCAAAATGACTGGTACTTTTTTAGCCATAAAGATAAGAAGTACCCAACTGGAACTAGAACAAATAGAGCTACTGCAGCTGGATTTTGGAAAGCAACTGGTAGAGACAAGGCAATTTATTCTAAGCACGACTTAATTGGAATGAGGAAGACTCTAGTGTTTTACAAAGGCCGAGCTCCAAATGGGCAAAAGTCAGATTGGATCATGCATGAGTATCGCCTTGAAACAGATGAAAATGGAGCTCCACAG GAAGAAGGTTGGGTAGTGTGTAGGGTATTCAAGAAGAGAATAACTACTGTGCGTAAAATGAGTGAGAATGGATCTCCCTGCTGGTATGAAGATCAAGCCTCATTCATGGAAGACTTCGATTCACCCAAGCAAAACTCTCAGCCTAATATGGCTTACCATCTCTCGTATGCCTGCAAGAAAGAGCTAGATTTGCAGTACCAATTTCCCCATGAACACTTTCTCCAGCTCCCACTTTTAGAGAGCCCAAAATTACTGCAAACACCTGGAAATGTCAACTGCAATCCAATGGCTGCATACACTTTTCAGTCCTCATCGCTTACACAGGAAGAACATATCCAGCAACCCCATGAGCAAAGCTTGCATCCAATGTATGGCAGAGAAAACACCGAGCCGGCAGCGGATCAAGTCACAGATTGGCGAGTTCTCGACAAGTTTGTCGCTTCTCAGCTCAGCCAAGATGATGTTCCTCAAGAAAATAACTACTCCAACGGAGGCAATAGTTGTCAGATTGATCTATGGAAGCAATAa
- the LOC123197631 gene encoding monocopper oxidase-like protein SKS1: MALLRFLLCIFVHIALFSTLCFAADPYVNYVFKVSYMTASPLGVPQQVIAVNGQFPGPAINATTNNNVVIDVRNELDEDLLMTWPGIQMRRNSWQDGVLGTNCPIPPKWNWTYQFQVKDQIGSFFYYPSLNLQRASGGFGGVIINNRVIIPIPFAPPDGDIVILIGDWYTRNHAALRTDLDSGKDLGMPDGVLINGKGPYQYNNSLVPDGIAYETINVDPGKTYRLRVHNVGTSTSLNFRIQNHNLLLVETEGYYTMQQNYSSFEIHVGQSYSFLVTMDQNATSDYYIVASARFVNESVWQKVTGVAILHYSNSKGPATGPLPEAPGDIYNSWSAMNQPRSIRQNTTASGARPNPQGSFHYGSINVTDTYIIRSLPPAMIDGQLRATMNGISFVKPDLPIRLADEHNLKGTYKLDFPAKPMDRTLRIDRSVLNATYKGFIEVILQNNDTKMQSFHVDGYAFFLVGMDFGVWSESNRNIYNKWDAFSRCTTEVYPGGWTAILISLDNVGVWNLRVENLDRWYLGQETYMRIINPEENGETEMSPPDNVLYCGALQSLQQQQSRSAAASILIGVSKMALTFALAFSVGILIS; this comes from the exons ATGGCTCTGTTGAGGTTTCTTCTCTGTATTTTCGTTCACATTGCTCTGTTTTCAACTCTCTGTTTTGCTGCCGACCCGTATGTCAACTACGTTTTCAAAGTCTCTTACATGACTGCCTCGCCTTTGGGTGTTCCTCAACAG GTTATAGCAGTTAATGGTCAGTTTCCTGGCCCCGCTATCAATGCTACTACTAATAACAATGTTGTTATTGACGTGAGGAATGAATTAGATGAAGATCTTCTAATGACTTG GCCTGGGATCCAAATGCGGCGTAATTCGTGGCAGGATGGTGTTCTTGGAACAAATTGTCCAATCCCACCAAAGTGGAACTGGACTTACCAGTTCCAAGTCAAGGACCAGATTGGAAGTTTTTTCTACTACCCATCACTTAATCTTCAGAGGGCATCGGGTGGCTTTGGAGGTGTTATTATTAACAATAGGGTAATCATTCCAATTCCTTTTGCACCACCAGATGGGGATATTGTTATTCTAATTGGTGACTGGTATACCCGAAACCATGCG GCACTAAGGACAGATCTGGACTCAGGAAAAGACCTTGGGATGCCAGATGGAGTTCTCATTAACGGGAAGGGGCCTTACCAATATAATAACAGCCTTGTTCCTGATGGCATTGCATATGAAACTATTAATGTAGATCcag GAAAAACTTATCGACTGCGTGTGCACAATGTTGGAACTTCAACTAGTTTGAACTTTAGAATTCAGAATCATAATCTGCTACTTGTCGAAACAGAAGGATATTACACAATGCAACAGAATTATTCCAGCTTTGAAATTCATGTGGGTCAGTCTTATTCATTCTTAGTCACAATGGATCAGAATGCAACTTCGGATTATTACATCGTGGCCAGTGCTAGATTTGTGAATGAGTCAGTTTGGCAAAAAGTTACTGGGGTTGCCATCTTGCACTACTCCAATTCGAAAGGTCCAGCAACTGGTCCTCTGCCCGAAGCACCTGGTGACATATATAACTCATGGTCAGCAATGAACCAGCCTAGATCTATCAG gCAAAATACAACTGCGAGTGGAGCTCGTCCAAATCCACAGGGATCTTTCCATTATGGTTCAATCAATGTGACTGATACATATATTATAAGGAGTTTGCCACCAGCAATGATTGATGGGCAACTTCGTGCTACAATGAATGGGATATCCTTTGTCAAACCCGATCTACCAATTAGGCTTGCTGACGAACACAATTTGAAGGGAACCTATAAACTAGATTTTCCGGCTAAACCGATGGATAGAACTCTCCGAATAGACAGATCTGTTCTTAATGCTACATACAAGGGATTTATAGAAGTTATATTGCAAAATAATGACACCAAGATGCAGAGCTTTCACGTGGATGGTTATGCATTTTTCTTGGTTGG GATGGACTTTGGTGTATGGTCCGAAAGCAAcagaaatatttataacaagTGGGATGCATTTTCTCGTTGCACAACGGAG GTTTATCCTGGAGGATGGACAGCAATACTTATCTCTCTTGATAATGTTGGAGTATGGAATCTTAGAGTCGAAAACCTGGATCGCTGGTATCTAGGCCAAGAAACATATATGAGAATTATCAATCCGGAGGAAAATGGCGAAACAGAAATGTCTCCCCCTGACAATGTTTTATACTGTGGTGCCCTTCAGAGCTTGCAGCA GCAGCAGAGTCGTTCAGCTGCAGCATCAATTCTGATAGGAGTATCAAAGATGGCCCTTACTTTTGCTTTGGCTTTCTCTGTTGGGATTCTTATTTCTTGA